The segment ATTTGGTTTTAGAAGCTGCCTTGTATACTGCTCGTGTAACATATCTAGCACCAAATCTTTCAGTTGAGTTGACCATCACAGACTGATTAGCATCATTTGTTTTGCTACAGTATAGATGATTTAGTTGTGTATGATTAGGCACTGGCGGCATATCCACAAGTGCTTCTTCTAATTGTTGGGGTAGGTTTGGTGGTTCAACCTGAAGttcatcaaaagaaaatagttGATTGTTATAACTTGATGGTGGAGAAGGAGGACATTCAAACTCGGACAAATCTGGACCACCATTTGCAATTGCAGGTGCTGCTAATTGTAGGGCATCCTCCTGTCATGTgcacatatataaacaaatgcaaaatgttaataattgaacacgagagagagagagagagtttgtgttCTACCACAAAGTAATCTATTATTAATGAcattgtaataataatatataaatgagTAGCATTAAACCAAAAGAAAACCACAAAGTTACCTGCAAGTATAACATATTATAGTGATCTCCTACGCTATTATTGACCCGTTGCAAGTTGAGAGCACATTTCAACTCTCCATCAACAATGAAGCAAAAGTAGTGTATTCCTAATGGAAGCATCATAGTAACAGAAGCAATTTTTCCTATATTCTGCAAGTCCTCCCTGTTGAAGAAGTTCATCAATATCAAATTATGAAGttaaaggagaaaaataaactAAGTTGAAACTTGGAAAATGAAAAGTTATGTTACTTAGTCTGCCAGTTGTTCCACGATCCCACCACAGATACTACATTGCCACCACCATACCATGTGATTTCAACAGAAATTAATCTTCCACCGAAGTAATTCTCATTATGCACCATGCTTCCTGGCAATGGATGCCGCATTTTAGACTGTATAAATTCACAAGGTGTAAATTCACGGGGTGTTGGCATGGGAGTCACAAAAACCTGCAAGTAAAATGTAAAATGAGCTTAAATCCTCATAAACATTTTGTGCATGTTTGACCCTTATGGGCATTCATGTTTTAATTGCTTCACTGTGACTTGGGATTTTCTGTGTGTCcaagtgtgtgtgtatgtacACACCAAATTTAGTAAAGAAAGAAGATATCTGTAACCATAAACGTGAATCTTTTTACATGTATAACTACAATTAGATTCCTCAAGTGTCctctgtgtctctctctctctctctctatgtgtaTGCACACCAAAATTGTATTGAAGAAGCCTATGAAGCATTCGTTGTCAGATGTGTCACTAATTCAAAATTGCTAGTTATGGAGAGGCACTAACTCTCTAAAGATGTTCTTAGATTAGTC is part of the Quercus robur chromosome 9, dhQueRobu3.1, whole genome shotgun sequence genome and harbors:
- the LOC126699546 gene encoding SNF1-related protein kinase regulatory subunit beta-2-like; this translates as MAGWRKGGAGPSGVKNFEYNNDHWNGFTEYYNAHHYNPQVFVTPMPTPREFTPCEFIQSKMRHPLPGSMVHNENYFGGRLISVEITWYGGGNVVSVVGSWNNWQTKEDLQNIGKIASVTMMLPLGIHYFCFIVDGELKCALNLQRVNNSVGDHYNMLYLQEDALQLAAPAIANGGPDLSEFECPPSPPSSYNNQLFSFDELQVEPPNLPQQLEEALVDMPPVPNHTQLNHLYCSKTNDANQSVMVNSTERFGARYVTRAVYKAASKTKSWSKRFFFY